The genomic region CAGATTGGCCCAGAGCCGCAAAGCGTTGGCTTCGGGCAAGACCAGTTGGACAGTGCCCGCTTCCGCCAGCAGGTCGGTGCTGGGGCGGGCGTCGAGTTCGCGATAGGCGGCGACGCGCAACGCGGGGTCGGTCGGCAACATGCCATCGGCGGGCACGTTGGGAATTTCAAAACGCAGGGCGGCGTGGGATTGTCCACTCCCGTCGGTGCGGGCGGGGTACAGTGTGCGTTCCGTGGCGTCAAGCGCCGGCAGAACAGCCAGCGTGAGCGTGCTGTTGGCGATGACGGCGCGGGTGGTCTCCACCTGGTCGGCGTCGCGGGCGAGCAGGGCAATCCAGAGGGCTTCGCCGACGGTGTCGGCGGCGATGTCAATGGCGGGGATGACGGCTTGACTGCTGGGCGGTTCGAGGCGTTTGGTTTCGTAGTAGGCGAGTTCGACGCCTTCTTCGAGGAAACTTTCAAAGAGCGGCGCATAGATGGCTTCAATTTCAGCGATGCGCGTATCGGGCAGGCGGCTCTTGTAGAAGACCTGGGCTTCCAGCGGCTGGACGGCGAGCGCGTTCTGCGTGCGGAAGGGGACGTTGCCGGCGTAGAGTTCCAGCCCTTCGGGAAGGGTGAGCGGCGCGAGCGGTCCGCGTGTGTTGGTGAATTGCACAAACCCACGCGCGGCTTGGGCAGGTTGCACACCCAACCCAAGCAACGCTAAAAACTTCTTGCGATTGCGCTCAGGAATCTGATTGCTGCGGTAGAGCAAACTTTCCGTCATGAAGGCGAAAAGTTGCAGCAGTGTGATGCCGGGGTCGCTTTCGTTGTGGTTCGTCCATTCCGGAGTGTGCACAGGAATGCGGGCAATCGCTTCCTGCACAATTTGTTCAAATGAACGGTCGTCTAAATTCGGTATGGACAGCGGCATAGAACGCTCCTCTTATCCCAGATGCAGACCAACCGTCGCGCGGTCGCGTGCCTGGGTTGCCACCAGGCTGTACTCGATCGTGACGATGGCGGTTTGCGGGTCGTTTTCATCTTCTTGTACCAGCACTTGCTCAACGCGGATGCGCGGCTCCCAGCGTGCCAGCGCCTGGCGCACACGTTCTTCGATGAGGCGGTGGGTGCTGGTAATGTTGGGCTGAAACAGGAATGTGCGCAGTCCGCCGCCAAAACCGGGACGCATAAGCCGTTCGCGCAAGTCGGTGAGCAGGATGACTTGAATGTTTTCGCGGATGTTTTGAGGACCTTCGGACCAGACCATGCGCCCGTCTTCCCCAATGCGTGGGGGAAAACTGATGCCTTTTCCGAAAAGTTTGGCGGTGTTCATAGGTGCTCCTTTTGGACGAACGCAATGCGCTTTGTGTGGCGTTAGTCTTCGGCGGTGGGAACGGGAATACAGATTTTGAAGAAGGGCAGCCACCAGAAGACGATGTTCAACAGATTGACGACAATGAGCAGCAGCACCAGCGCGCAGATGGTGATGATGGGGATGGACATGCTGCAAATCATGCCGATGTTGAAGCCGGTATCACAGTCGTTGAGGTCGCCGTCTTCGATGTCGCTCATCGAAACGCCGCTCAACTGGCAGATTTGTTGACGTAATTTTTTGGAGAGGACGATTGAAACGTTCTGCTGGTATTTGCGCAGGTTTTGCAGGCTGGTATCGGGCATGGTGATGCGCACCGGGCGCATGGGGGCGTCGGGGTCGAAGAAGGCGGCAATGGTGAATGGGACGCTAGGCGCGCTGACCGTTCTTTCGCGTGTGTGCTGCGCGAGGGCGTCCGCCTGGGCGGGGTCGGTGGGGGTGAAGGGGAGCGGTTGGCAGCCTGGGCGTTCGTACACACACCGCACGATGTAGTGCGGCGGGGGAGCGATTGTGACGGTGCCGAGCGCGAGATGGGCGGTGATGGGTTGGACGGGCAACGCGGCTTCGACCAGTGCGGGCAACTCGTTGATGATGGTCTCAAGCGGCGGCGTGCTGTTGCGCAGGTCGTAGGCGGTGCCTGTGATGGCGCCGCTCGTGTTGAGTTCATCTTTGTGTTCCCAGACGGTTTGCAGGGCGTCCAGCCAGGATGCTCCACCAATGCGCCAGCCGTCGCCGACGCCGTCTTCGTTCGTGTCCGCGTTGGCGAGTTTGTCGTACAGGGCGCGTTCGGCGGTGTGCGCGTCCGGCGGATGCCCATAGACGATGGCTTCATGCAGGGTGGGGATTTCGAGCATGAAGAAGTCGAGCAGGTCGAGCAGGGCAAAGAGTGATGCGGTTTCTGCGGCGTCATCGGGAAGCGCACTGCCGCCTTGGGCGAGTGTTTCCAGCGCCGAGATGATGCGTGTGTTGAAGGCGGTCATGCGTGGGTCTTCTTCGTCTGGGGGTGGCGTGGCGGGAAGGGCGGGCGCACCGTCGAGGGTTTCTTGTTCGGCGGTGGGGAGAAAACCCACCAACAGGCGGCGTGTGCGTCCGTTTTGTTGAACGGGCATCGCGACCAGTGGGCGCAGTTCTTCACCATCGAGGAGCGTTGTTTCACTGCCGCTTTCAATGGGGAACCAGGCGGCGTCTGTGCCTTGTCCAAGGCGGGCGTGTTCTTGCCCATTGACCACACGGCGCAGGACAAAGCCCATACGTTCGCCCTGCGGCGGGGCGACCGTGCGGTCGGGCAAGCCGGGGCGCTCGCACACCAGGCTGACCGCCACCAGGTAGAAATGCCCATGCGCCGGCTGGTAGAGTTTGAGCATGGGGGGCGGCGGCGAAACCCACGCATCGGGGGCGGTGCCCGCAGGGCGCGCCTGGAAACTTTCAGGGACGGCTTCATAGGTTGCCAGCGTCTCCGGGGCTTCGGCAAGCAGGCGTTGCAGGTCTTGCATGAAGGTGTCGCTGGCAAAGCGCAGGAGCATAGGGCGCGCGAGCGCGTCTCGGTTGTGGTCGGCGACCAGCGACGGCCAGAGCGGCGGTGCGGTCATCCATCGGACGGGTGTTTGCATACAGTGCCTCGCTACCAGATGTTGCCTGCGCCGGGCGTATAACTACTGCTCACAACGCTGTTGGTGATGAGCGTGCTCGATTTGAGCACGCCGCTGAAATCGGAAAAAGGAACGCTGGCATTGATCATGCTGCTGCTGATGTCAATGGTGGCGGCTTGCAGGGTGATTTTGGCGCTGGCGCTGATGGTGATACCGCCCGCGTCCATGGTGATGCTGTTGCCGTTGCTGTCGCTCATCGTGATACTGCCAGGTCCGTCTTGCAGAACGATTTTTTGCCCGCCGGGCGTGTCAATGGTGATGGATTCTTGCCCACTGCTATCGTCAATGCGGATGCGCACGCCGTTGCGCGAATGGATGGTTTTGATGTTGTTTTCGCCGACGCCATCCATGCTTTCGGGTGGGGCGTCTTGACCGTTCCAGAGTGCGCCGACAACGTAGGGGCGTGCAGGGTCGCCCGCCTCGAAACAGACCACGACTTCATCGCCCACGTCGGGGATGAACCAGGTGCCGCGGTTGTTGCCGCCCATGAGTGTTGCCAGCCGCGCCCATGCTTCGTAGGCGGTGTCGCCGGGGGTGCCTGCCCAGGGCAGGCGCACGCGCACGCGCCCTTGCCCGTTGGGGTCGGCGATGTCTACCACCTCGGCGGGGTAGATGCCGTAGAAGCGCCCGCCCAAGCCGGCGGGCAGGCGTGGGTCGGTATCGGTGTTGGGGGTCCAGAAAGTGCCCATGCTTATGCTCCAATCGCGGGACGTTCAACCACAAAAGCGGTACGGTAGCCTTCCACACCGTCAAACGTATGACGGACTTCCACCACGTCGTACACGCCCTCGAACATGGCGCCGATTTCGTTAAGTTTCAGATGCGCCCCCACACGGATGCGCCCGTCGCCCTCGCACACCCCGCGCCCGCGCACAAAGCGGCGTGCGGTGCGCACGGCGGCGGCGTCGGCGAGCGCGTCCACAGCGGCTTGCGTGGCGGCGGCGTGGTGGACGAGATGCTCTTCGCGTGCGCCGAAGGCTTCTTCCAGCAGGTCGAACCCGCCGGTTTTGCCGCTGAGGTCTGCCGAGAGGGCGGTGGTGCGCCCCGTGGCGCTGATGCTGGTTTTGGCTTGTTCGTCCCAGCCGTGGACGTGAACGGCGGTGCGCTGGTGCGCCAGGTCGGCAAGGGCGGTGAATTCGAGCAGGCGTTGCCCATACGTGAGTTCGACGGTGCCGGCGTCCCGTTCGGCGAGCGGGGCGGCAAAAAGCGTCTGGTCTTCAACCCAGAGGACGCCGCCTACGGCGCGGACACGTTCGCGCAGGAAGGCGAGATCGCTTTGGTTGAGTTGCGCGATGGCGCTGTGGGTGGGACCGCTCAGCGAAACGTTGTGTTGCAGGCTGTGCTCTCCGGCGATGCGTTTCACAATCTCGCCGTCGCTCATCTCTTCAAAGACACGTGTGCGGCGTGTCATGCGCAAGGCTTGCAAGGCGTCTTCGGCAAAGATGGTCAGTTCGGGGGGGCGCTGTTGCGGGAAACGCCCTTCCAGCGCGCTGATGCGTCCCCGAAAAATCTCGGCTTGGGCGTCGCCGTCGCCGGCAGTGATGCTGATGGTGCGCCCAAAATCGAGCAGAGCGCGGTCGAAGTAGAGAAACCCGACCTCGCCGCCGGTGGTGCCCCAGTTGCCAAAGGTGAGTTCGCAATGCGCCAGCCCTTCCTCGTTTTCTTCGATGCGCATGGTAAGCAAACCGGCTGACAGCGCCGGATTTTCGCGCTCGTCAATGAAGATGGTGGGGCGCGCCGCGTAGAGCAAATTGGTGGGTGGTGGTCGTGTGGTCATGGTTGCCTGTTTCTAGTGGGCGCGCAAGCGTGCTTCACGCTCGTGCATGGCCTCAATTACATCTTGAATGTCGCGCGGAGTGAATGACTGCGGCGGTTGCGCTGTGCTTTCTTCGGCTGGTTCGGGTGTGGCGCTGCTGGGCGCGACAAGGACTTCAAAATCATCAATGATGACTGGCATGGTTCGCCTCGCTTGGGGGTTATGTGCGGTTGCCTTTGGTTTTGGCGTTCAAATTTACGAATTGCCCCGGTTGCACCTGGCGCGGGTTTTCGATGCCATTGGCGCTGGCGATGTTTTTCCAGTCGCCGGGTTTGCCGGCGTTCGCCGCCATCTGCTGGATGGAATCCCCCGACTTGGCGGGCGTTTGGGGCGTCGTGCCGGGGGCGCTTTCATCGGCGGGGGCGAATTCAAAATAAACGTCCTGGCGCCCAATCGTGATGCTCATCTTGGCGCGCAACGGCTTGCCTTCTTCGGAGAAGAAATCGAGTTCCTCGTTGAGCGATTCCATGATGCCGTCGAAAATGAACGTTCCCCAGACAAAACGCACACCGGGGGGCACCCACTGGTCGCCGTTTTTTTGCGGCGTGATGAAGTACGCCACGCGCTGGGTGATGCGGCGCACGTCATCCGCGGGGGCGGCGGGGTCTTTTGTGCCTTCGGGCGTGGGCACTGTCACGTCGAACCAGAGGTCGAGCGAAAGTTTGGTGGTGCCGGTGCCCAGGAACTGCGATGAAGCCCCACCGCTCTGGTCGCCCCCGGAGCGTTGGGCGGAAAACGTCACGCGCAAGGTTTCGGGGTTGAACTGTACCTTGACGGTCTTCTCTTTGTTGATTTCGCTGGGATTGCGGTCGCTATCCCATTCGATTTCGCGCAACTCGGCTTTGGTAATGTTGGGTGGGGCTGGCATGGCGTGCCTCTACTGTTCTAATCGCAAGGTTTCATAGGCAATCGTCATCTCTTCGATGGCGATTTGCCCCTCTTTGGCGTTCAGGGCGGGAGCGCGGAGTTGCACCGGTCGGCAACCGGTCAGCACAAACGTTGCCACCGGTTCCCGATTTGAGCCCAGCATGACAACCTGGGCGGAAACGTTCCACCAGTCGCCTTTGCGTTGCAACACGTCTTCAAACCATGTCCAGAGGTCGAAGGTGGTGGTCATGCCCCGTTTGAGCGCCAGTTGCCCATACGAGAGTTTGCCTTGCAGATGGATGGGCTGGGTGTTGTTGCCGCCTTCGCGAATG from Ardenticatena maritima harbors:
- a CDS encoding GPW/gp25 family protein, coding for MNTAKLFGKGISFPPRIGEDGRMVWSEGPQNIRENIQVILLTDLRERLMRPGFGGGLRTFLFQPNITSTHRLIEERVRQALARWEPRIRVEQVLVQEDENDPQTAIVTIEYSLVATQARDRATVGLHLG
- a CDS encoding phage tail protein, which encodes MANKANETVMPPFTTFNFLVELNVAGRSSPLCSAAFAECSGLEMSMELKTIREGGNNTQPIHLQGKLSYGQLALKRGMTTTFDLWTWFEDVLQRKGDWWNVSAQVVMLGSNREPVATFVLTGCRPVQLRAPALNAKEGQIAIEEMTIAYETLRLEQ
- a CDS encoding CIS tube protein, producing the protein MPAPPNITKAELREIEWDSDRNPSEINKEKTVKVQFNPETLRVTFSAQRSGGDQSGGASSQFLGTGTTKLSLDLWFDVTVPTPEGTKDPAAPADDVRRITQRVAYFITPQKNGDQWVPPGVRFVWGTFIFDGIMESLNEELDFFSEEGKPLRAKMSITIGRQDVYFEFAPADESAPGTTPQTPAKSGDSIQQMAANAGKPGDWKNIASANGIENPRQVQPGQFVNLNAKTKGNRT
- a CDS encoding phage late control D family protein, giving the protein MTTRPPPTNLLYAARPTIFIDERENPALSAGLLTMRIEENEEGLAHCELTFGNWGTTGGEVGFLYFDRALLDFGRTISITAGDGDAQAEIFRGRISALEGRFPQQRPPELTIFAEDALQALRMTRRTRVFEEMSDGEIVKRIAGEHSLQHNVSLSGPTHSAIAQLNQSDLAFLRERVRAVGGVLWVEDQTLFAAPLAERDAGTVELTYGQRLLEFTALADLAHQRTAVHVHGWDEQAKTSISATGRTTALSADLSGKTGGFDLLEEAFGAREEHLVHHAAATQAAVDALADAAAVRTARRFVRGRGVCEGDGRIRVGAHLKLNEIGAMFEGVYDVVEVRHTFDGVEGYRTAFVVERPAIGA
- a CDS encoding phage baseplate assembly protein V; amino-acid sequence: MGTFWTPNTDTDPRLPAGLGGRFYGIYPAEVVDIADPNGQGRVRVRLPWAGTPGDTAYEAWARLATLMGGNNRGTWFIPDVGDEVVVCFEAGDPARPYVVGALWNGQDAPPESMDGVGENNIKTIHSRNGVRIRIDDSSGQESITIDTPGGQKIVLQDGPGSITMSDSNGNSITMDAGGITISASAKITLQAATIDISSSMINASVPFSDFSGVLKSSTLITNSVVSSSYTPGAGNIW